One Triticum dicoccoides isolate Atlit2015 ecotype Zavitan chromosome 5B, WEW_v2.0, whole genome shotgun sequence genomic window carries:
- the LOC119309672 gene encoding serine carboxypeptidase 1-like, with product MRNNTMYYAVVALVILLGGGSLANAANQKEVLRAFLKSRAQTSANGPAEPDAWADPISSFHHLPTKCETPPAGNREADRIAALPGQPPRVNFGQYSGYVTVSEEYGRALFYYFVEAPYEASSKPLVLWLNGGPGCSSLGSGAMAELGPFRVNPDGKTLSRNRHAWNNLANVIFLESPAGVGFSYSNASIPSGDTRTAVDAYMFLLHWLERFPEYKGRDFYISGESYAGHYVPQLATVIVALRELGATDMNLKGIFVGNPLLDKSNNSYGKLEFLWSHGVISDEVWASVNAPCNNGCDDSFDEGDIDTYNIYAPVCIQSPDGGIHPSSYLPGYDPCIDAYIDAYLNNPEVQKAMHARTNTDWSECSESLNGWTDSPVSMMPTIGWLVDNGLRVWIYSGDMDDECPITATRYAVRDLNLTITKPWRPWYTPDNEVGGYAQQYEGGFTFASVRGAGHFVPSFQPKRSLVLLYSFMKGVLPPGALPPGVSEWSGA from the exons ATGAGGAACAATACCATGTACTACGCGGTAGTAGCACTGGTGATCCTACTGGGAGGAGGATCGCTCGCGAATGCGGCCAACCAGAAGGAGGTGCTGAGGGCCTTCCTCAAATCGAGGGCCCAGACGAGCGCGAACGGGCCCGCGGAGCCGGACGCGTGGGCCGACCCGATCAGCAGCTTCCACCACCTTCCCACCAAGTGCGAGACCCCGCCGGCAGGCAACAGGGAGGCCGACAGGATCGCGGCGCTGCCCGGCCAGCCCCCGCGCGTCAACTTCGGCCAGTACTCCGGCTACGTCACCGTGAGCGAGGAGTACGGCCGCGCGCTCTTCTACTACTTCGTCGAGGCCCCCTACGAGGCCTCCTCCAAGCCGCTCGTGCTCTGGCTCAACGGCGGGCCCGGGTGCTCGTCGCTCGGCTCCGGCGCCATGGCGGAGCTCGGCCCGTTCCGTGTGAACCCTGATGGGAAGACCCTGAGCAGAAACAGGCATGCCTGGAACAATT TGGCGAATGTGATCTTCCTGGAGTCGCCGGCGGGCGTCGGGTTCTCCTATTCGAACGCATCGATACCGAGCGGCGACACGAGGACAGCGGTGGACGCCTACATGTTCCTGCTCCACTGGCTGGAGAGGTTCCCCGAGTACAAGGGCCGCGACTTCTACATCTCCGGGGAGAGCTACGCCGGACACTACGTCCCCCAGCTCGCCACCGTCATCGTCGCCCTCCGCGAACTCGGTGCCACGGACATGAACCTCAAGGGCATCTTC GTCGGCAATCCGCTCCTCGATAAGTCCAATAACTCATATGGAAAGTTAGAGTTCCTGTGGAGCCACGGGGTGATCTCCGACGAGGTGTGGGCCAGCGTCAACGCGCCGTGCAACAACGGGTGCGACGACTCGTTCGATGAGGGCGACATCGATACGTACAACATTTACGCCCCGGTCTGCATCCAGTCGCCAGACGGGGGTATCCACCCCAGCAGCTAC TTACCAGGCTATGATCCGTGCATCGATGCCTATATCGACGCCTACCTCAACAATCCTGAGGTGCAGAAGGCTATGCATGCTAGAACCAACACCGATTGGTCAGAGTGCTC AGAGTCGTTAAACGGCTGGACCGATTCCCCAGTTTCCATGATGCCAACCATCGGTTGGCTTGTCGACAACGGATTAAGAGTCTGGATCTACAG TGGCGACATGGATGATGAGTGCCCGATTACCGCGACGAGGTACGCTGTCAGGGATCTCAATCTGACCATCACAAAGCCGTGGCGTCCATGGTACACCCCTGACAACGAG GTTGGAGGCTACGCTCAGCAATACGAGGGTGGGTTCACGTTTGCGTCGGTGCGAGGAGCTGGCCATTTCGTCCCTAGCTTCCAGCCCAAGAGATCACTTGTTCTTTTATACTCCTTCATGAAAGGAGTTCTGCCACCTGGTGCTCTGCCACCTGGGGTCTCAGAATGGAGCGGGGCCTAA